From a single Brassica napus cultivar Da-Ae chromosome C9, Da-Ae, whole genome shotgun sequence genomic region:
- the LOC106435690 gene encoding uncharacterized protein LOC106435690, which produces MATSLLKTLPCSGPAPPVDAGYSNAIMEAREEIREVMLQYTSCADPTESAARKERMRLAEEKGEAEEIARNMVAANSAINASILNATPLPTNAETRSETLLNINEDNSSRLPALARLGPPADAANISMNLEHERVPVKKRLGRPPLTKNKPKALGVKTGAGTGTTKRRVAPVRVSPKRRSAPSSSTRGGGSKRKTTPQQSNSLQGNSSATNSQPQAQIIPAVVRRRVDFQNPPDLVP; this is translated from the coding sequence ATGGCTACCTCACTATTGAAAACACTGCCATGCTCAGGCCCTGCACCCCCAGTAGATGCTGGTTACTCCAATGCTATCATGGAGGCCCGAGAAGAGATAAGAGAAGTGATGCTCCAATACACCAGCTGTGCAGATCCCACTGAAAGTGCTGCAAGGAAAGAAAGAATGCGGTTAgcagaagaaaaaggagaagcTGAGGAAATTGCTAGAAATATGGTTGCAGCAAACTCCGCCATTAATGCATCTATATTAAATGCTACTCCCTTACCTACCAACGCTGAGACTAGGAGTGAAACCCTTCTCAACATTAATGAGGATAATTCATCTAGACTACCAGCTCTAGCAAGATTAGGGCCACCAGCAGATGCGGCCAACATCTCTATGAACCTTGAGCACGAACGTGTTCCAGTGAAAAAGAGACTGGGAAGACCCCCACttacaaaaaataaaccaaaGGCCTTGGGAGTCAAGACAGGAGCTGGAACAGGAACAACTAAGAGAAGGGTTGCTCCAGTACGGGTTTCTCCCAAAAGACGGTCTGCTCCATCTTCTTCTACTAGAGGAGGAGGCTCAAAAAGAAAGACAACTCCTCAACAGTCTAATTCCTTACAGGGGAACAGTTCTGCGACAAACTCTCAACCCCAAGCTCAGATCATACCTGCGGTGGTGAGAAGGAGGGTGGATTTTCAGAATCCACCCGATCTAGTTCCTTAA